The following are from one region of the Siniperca chuatsi isolate FFG_IHB_CAS linkage group LG21, ASM2008510v1, whole genome shotgun sequence genome:
- the usp36 gene encoding ubiquitin carboxyl-terminal hydrolase 36 has product MPIVDKLKEALKPGRKETGDEGDLNKLLASSAKKVLLQKIEFEPASKGFSYQLDTLKNKYVILNPRNEGATGQKAIEPAQIKRQVSENVVGGQSDGIPAPQKMLFPGNKLTLKWERVYRVGAGLHNLGNTCFLNSTVQCLTYTPPLANYLLSKEHSRACHQSGFCMICIMQNHIIQAFANTGNAIKPVSFIRDLKKIARHFRFGSQEDAHEFLRYTIDAMQKACLNGYPKLDRQTQATTLVHQIFGGYLRSRVKCSICKSVSDTYDPYLDIAVEIRQAANIVRALELFVKPDVLSGENAYMCAKCKKKVPATKRFTVHRTSNVLTVSLKRFANFSGGKITKDVGYPEFLNIRPYMSQSSGDPVMYGLYAVLVHSGYSCHAGHYYCYVKASNGQWYQMNDSMVHSSNIKVVLNQQAYVLFYLRISETKKNADGQTSKQGMLHPVKNSVSSEQIKRANLNGPLSSPQVTKKLEPAQLRKIQSMDGGLGLPISRNGVSSQPQPRLSNWTSSSNGPPKLPGGPTVIEEPFKKLKKPSPQKQVQSRSSTPTPFNNGLSRTEADKKQGGEGRGMAASTSFKSLSDSSSADTTDSKDSVGTKSAPVGGTPSTPRKGSNGLASPARSVERSQSTEEQKTAKIKTPALNNITSEATSTMSPPPAKKLALSAKKARSRNPSSIDALPPLPRQLSSDPTHQNQLNPLTFASHTHRAVPFHSSKVQSSQPLAHSSGSFKQQSPQKQSLLATLQKPNASLSLKTNGLHSASPKSPKSSNNLSSLIQEPDLNSPPAQKVNQKKKKKKKKRKRRHSEVEGDAEPVSSPATATQFNLVESVSEKKRKKKKKKRKRENEDGEKTKERECVPSHLDTSNQEEDWCQGGIWSLTSHPDTEQCKQKLQLAATGPPQCESNQNKQGRDSVKLKKKKKKKKMQLVEALQDTTSTCSASESTFEMKATEAGQNDTGDLIMLKKKLKRKKKRLKEEVKLWEESRRCSDGRNDELEAVEPTTKKNTTENGKISKQGTATVVVWDSQVKDGYKRNQAPAADANASGDTPTRDAPLSWDGKKTSGVVEELLRNATDKAYGANVLSWDGEVSAISRDAAEDVRHAKCDTVIDEWDEDFDRGKVKKMKNYKREKWRSGSSIFQKIQDRRNKWSVTPGGKRVFGVRR; this is encoded by the exons ATGCCGATAGTGGATAAACTCAAGGAGGCATTAAAACCTGGTCGAAAGGAGACGGGTGATGAGGGCGACCTCAACAAACTGTTGGCCTCTTCTGCCAAGAAGGTCCTGTTGCAGAAGATAGAGTTTGAGCCTGCCAGCAAGGGTTTCTCCTATCAACTGGACACCCTGAAGAACAAGTATGTGATCCTCAATCCCAGGAATGAGGGCGCTACGGGCCAGAAGGCCATAGAGCCTGCCCAAATAAAGAGGCAAG TCTCAGAGAACGTGGTTGGCGGCCAGAGCGATGGGATCCCTGCCCCACAGAAGATGCTCTTTCCAGGGAACAAGCTTACCCTTAAATGGGAGCGTGTGTACAGGGTGGGAGCCGGTCTCCACAACCTAGGGAACACCTGCTTCCTCAACTCCACAGTGCAGTGTCTCACCTACACCCCGCCACTTGCCAACTACTTACTCTCAAAGGAGCACAGCCGTGCCT GTCACCAGTCAGGCTTTTGTATGATCTGTATAATGCAGAACCATATCATCCAAGCTTTTGCCAACACAGGCAATGCCATCAAGCCTGTCTCCTTCATCAGAGACCTGAAAA AAATTGCCAGACATTTTCGCTTTGGAAGCCAGGAGGACGCCCATGAATTTTTGCGGTACACCATCGATGCCATGCAGAAAGCCTGTCTCAATGGCTACCCTAA GCTTGATAGGCAGACCCAGGCCACAACACTGGTTCACCAGATCTTTGGAGGGTACCTCAGGTCAAGAG TGAAATGCTCTATTTGTAAAAGTGTGTCCGACACATATGACCCTTACCTGGACATCGCTGTGGAGATTCGG CAAGCAGCAAACATTGTGCGAGCCCTGGAACTGTTTGTTAAACCAGACGTACTAAGTGGAGAGAATGCCTACATGTGTGCCAA gtGCAAAAAGAAAGTGCCAGCGACCAAGCGTTTCACAGTCCATCGAACATCTAATGTACTGACGGTTTCACTGAAGAGGTTTGCCAACTTCAGCGGAGGAAAGATAACAAAG gaTGTTGGTTACCCAGAATTTCTGAACATTCGCCCCTACATGTCTCAGAGCTCAGGCGATCCTGTTATGTACGGCCTCTATGCTGTTCTGGTGCACTCTGGCTACAGTTGTCACGCTGGCCACTACTACTGCTATGTCAAG GCAAGCAACGGACAATGGTACCAAATGAATGATTCAATGGTGCACTCTAGTAACATCAAAGTGGTCTTGAACCAGCAGGCTTATGTGCTTTTCTACCTGAG GATCTCTGAAACCAAGAAGAATGCAGATGGACAGACCTCAAAGCAGGGGATGTTGCATCCTGTCAAGAACAGTGTTTCGTCTGAACAGATAAAGAGGGCCAACCTGAACGGGCCGCTCTCCTCCCCGCAGGTCACAAAG AAACTCGAGCCTGCACAACTGCGTAAGATCCAGTCCATGGATGGTGGTTTGGGCTTGCCCATTTCCAGGAACGGTGTGAGCTCGCAGCCACAGCCCAGACTTTCCAACTGGACGTCATCCTCCAATGGCCCACCGAAGCTGCCAGGTGGTCCCACGGTTATCGAGGAACCTTTCAAGAAGCTGAAGAAACCCTCTCCCCAGAAGCAAGTGCAGTCCCGCAGCAGCACTCCGACTCCTTTCAACAACGGGTTGAGTAGGACGGAGGCAGATAAAAAGCAAGGTGGCGAGGGCAGAGGCATGGCAGCGTCTACCTCATTTAAGTCTTTGTCTGACTCTTCCTCTGCCGACACCACTGATTCAAAG GACTCCGTGGGTACCAAAAGTGCGCCAGTAGGAGGGACTCCCTCCACCCCACGGAAAGGCTCTAATGGCTTGGCGTCTCCAGCCAGGAGCGTGGAGCGCTCTCAGAGCACAGAGGAGCAGAAGACGGCGAAAATAAAAACCCCGGCCCTCAACAACATCACGTCTGAAGCCACCAGCACCATGTCACCTCCACCTGCCAAGAAACTGGCCCTGTCAGCCAAGAAG GCTCGCAGCCGGAATCCGAGCAGCATTGATGCTCTGCCCCCTTTGCCACGCCAGCTGTCCAGTGACCCCACGCATCAAAATCAACTTAACCCCCTCACCTTTGCCTCACATACTCACAG AGCTGTTCCATTCCATTCATCTAAAGTCCAGTCATCGCAGCCTTTAGCCCACTCAAGTGGATCCTTCAAACAGCAGAGCCCTCAGAAACAGTCCCTTCTCGCTACACTGCAAAAACCAAACGCCAGCCTTTCTCTTAAAACCAACGGGCTTCACAGTGCCAGCCCAAAGAGCCCCAAGTCTTCCAACAACCTCAGCTCCTTGATCCAAGAACCAGACCTCAACAGCCCTCCAGCTCAAAAGGTCaaccaaaagaagaagaagaagaagaagaaaaggaagcgGCGACATTCTGAGGTGGAGGGAGACGCAGAGCCAGTCTCATCCCCGGCTACAGCGACACAGTTCAACCTCGTGGAATCAGTTagtgagaaaaagaggaagaagaaaaagaaaaagcgaAAGAGGGAGAatgaggatggagagaaaaCGAAGGAGAGGGAGTGTGTCCCGTCTCATCTGGACACATCAAACCAGGAAGAGGATTGGTGTCAGGGTGGCATATGGAGTCTTACATCCCATCCAGATACAGAACAGTGTAAGCAAAAGCTTCAGTTAGCTGCCACAGGCCCACCACAGTGTGAGTCCAATCAGAACAAACAGGGAAGGGACTCTGTaaagctgaagaagaagaagaagaaaaagaagatgcAACTGGTGGAGGCTCTGCAAGACACAACTTCAACATGCTCTGCATCAGAAAG CACCTTTGAGATGAAGGCCACAGAAGCCGGTCAGAATGATACAGGAGATTTGATAAtgttgaaaaagaaattaaagaggaagaagaagaggctaAAAGAAGAGGTGAAACTGTGGGAGGAGAGCAGGCGATGCTCAGATGGGCGGAACGATGAGCTTGAAGCAGTGGAGCCCACCACCAAAAAGAACACCACAGAGAACggcaaaataagtaaacaaggCACAG CCACAGTGGTAGTGTGGGACAGCCAAGTGAAGGACGGCTACAAACGCAACCAGGCGCCAGCGGCTGATGCAAATGCGTCAGGAGACACCCCAACCCGTGATGCTCCTTTATCCTGGGATGGGAAAAAGACAAGTGGGGTGGTAGAGGAGCTGCTCAGGAACGCCACAGATAAGGCCTACGGAGCCAACG TCCTCAGTTGGGATGGAGAGGTCTCTGCTATTAGTAGAGATGCTGCTGAAGATGTCCGCCATGCTAAGTGTGACACTGTGATCGATGAGTGGGATGAAGACTTTGACAGGGGAAAG gtgaaaaaaatgaaaaactataaAAGAGAGAAGTGGAGAAGTGGCAGCAGCATCTTCCAGAAGATCCAGGACAGGCGGAACAAGTGGTCTGTAACACCCGGAGGGAAGAGAGTTTTTGGAGTCCGTCGCTGA
- the timp2b gene encoding metalloproteinase inhibitor 2b — protein sequence MTWTANSCFVTLAILFLWRVEEIAEACSCSPAHPQQAFCNSDVVIRAKLVGKQEVDVGNDIYGNPIKQIKYDIKQIKMFKGPAQDVDAIYTAPSSAVCGVTLETNGKEYLITGKLETDGTMHVTLCDFIESWEATSDTQKNSLTQRYAMGCDCKITRCTAIPCMISSPAECLWTDWVIEKTVNGEQAKHFACIKRNDDSCAWYRGAVQPKKDFLDIEDP from the exons ATGACCTGGACGGCGAACAGTTGTTTTGTCACTCTGGCCATCCTGTTTCTTTGGCGAGTGGAAGAAATAGCAGAAGCCTGCAGCTGCTCCCCAGCGCATCCTCAGCAGGCGTTTTGCAACTCAGACGTCG tTATCAGGGCGAAGTTAGTCGGAAAGCAGGAGGTTGACGTTGGCAATGACATCTATGGAAACCCCATCAAACAGATCAAGTATGACATCAAACAAATCAAG ATGTTCAAAGGTCCCGCCCAGGATGTTGATGCCATCTACACTGCTCCCTCCTCTGCAGTATGTGGAGTGACTCTGGAGACTAATGGCAAGGAGTATCTTATCACAG GCAAACTGGAGACTGACGGGACAAtgcatgtcacactgtgtgaCTTCATTGAATCCTGGGAGGCCACAAGTGATACTCAGAAGAACAGCCTGACACAACGTTATGCAATGGGCTGTGATTGCAAG ATCACTCGCTGCACCGCCATCCCCTGCATGATCAGCAGCCCAGCGGAGTGCCTGTGGACGGACTGGGTGATTGAGAAGACAGTCAATGGAGAGCAGGCCAAACACTTTGCTTGTATCAAGAGGAATGATGACTCTTGTGCCTGGTACAGAGGGGCAGTGCAGCCCAAAAAGGATTTCCTGGACATCGAAGACCCTTAA